The following nucleotide sequence is from Cucumis melo cultivar AY chromosome 1, USDA_Cmelo_AY_1.0, whole genome shotgun sequence.
tttagGCTTCCAACACCTATCGCAACTTCTTAAACTAGAACCCCAAACTTGCTTGCCTCACGCATAGCAGCTCGCCTTACCCTTCTTTATTTGGCCCGTACGTCTTCATAAACTAGGAAGAAAAACTTAACACATTAAGTAAGCACAAGATACATTAAGTACAACAACATAAAGATTCAAAAAGAATGCTTTCAAAACActtctttcttttagaaaatcactcacaaaaCACTTTGCCTTAGTTTCCTTCTTTTTTGAAAGCCTAACTCCAACTCCTCTTCTCACCAAGTGCTCTCTCAGCAGGTACTACAACACTTTAAAAATCTAAGAATAATAACACTTTCTTCAAACttttcaatcctatttatacTACTTCAAAATCATATTAGTCATCTTTTAAGCCTCTTTTAGCTCGCCAGTTCCTACTTAGTACTTTACACGTGTTAGTTTACTTAGCTTCTCAGACCATGCTTAATCTTAACTCACAATATGTAATCAATTGTCTAGTCGTGATTAGACATTTCCTTAAAATACTAAAATCTCCTCACCTGGCATCAACTCGCACTACAACACCAACGCCTAACCCTTCTCGCAATTCCCTTCATCACGTCGCCTGGCTTCAATGCCAACTATTACTCATAACACATGCTTCAAAATACTTATCTTCTCAAAACGCCTACTTAAAAAATCAAagccctaaaccctaaaccctattCTGGAGTCTGGCCTCACAAATTCGCTTCTAGTCTTATGGCTTGCCTTTGTTTTCCTAATTATTTGCCTTCCCTCGTCAAATCTCAACCATAAATCTCCATTTAAATCATGCCTCTTTCAAAAACTTCCAGATTGCGCAGGAAATACTCTCAACAGAATTAGATCCACAACTGGTTTAATCTCATCATATTTCTTGGCAATCATCCCATATAATGGGCTGCTAAGTAACAATCTATCGTCTCAAGAAGCTCAGAAAGAAGCTGAATATCGTACCTTAGCAACAATGCATCCGTCAATTTCTTGGATAAGATAGTTACCCAAGGACCTACATATGTTTAAGACTTCTCCTCCATTGATTTTGTGTGATAACAAGTTTGCCATTAAACTAACTGATCACAATCCTATCTACTGATCCCAGGTAGAACAAAGCATGTTGAAgtagattttctttttattctagAGAAAGTTGTGCACCGAGATATTCTTCTTCAACATATTTCTACTCATTCACAACTTATGAGTTTTGACAAAACTTTTAACTTCTTAACGGTTTTCATTACTTTAGTTCAAACTCATGCCTTAACAATGACTTTCGTTTTCGTTTGAGGGGGGATATTATTGAATATCTAGAATTAGGTAGTTTTACTTTTAGTTATTTTGTTATTAGTCTGTTAAGCATAATTGTTAGTCTGTTTAGTATCTTTGGTCAATAAATAGCTTCTTGTATATCTGATTAAGTAATGAAAACCATTATTTTACACCAATAATAAAGGTTTACAATTAAAACTTGACACAGTACACTTGTAGTTTTGAGTATTATAATGAACTTATTTTCCCTAAAATCGTAATGATGTATTTATGGTGAAATTCTAACCTACGACTTCCATATGAAAGTTATCAAGTCATCTAATTAGATTGTTCTTTGAACCAAATAAATTAGAGCATGCACCAAATGAATGTCATGTTCATCAAATTTGAAGGCTCGATCCATCTTCACCTTGGTTTGGGCTTTGATCACAATTAGATAAACTTAAAAtacaatttgattttaaaattgtatgttaattttatatatttatttatagaaCTTAGTTCAAACGATGAATTCTAACAAAACCAACCTTTGTTTTggtagaggaaaaaaaaaacgttgAAAGCTGTTTTTTTTATGATGTTAGATGGATCTAGATGGCTGAAGACAGTTGAACAATTgattattttgataaaattttTAGTTTTGATTTCATGCTTTAACTTACACAATACATATTTGGGTCAAGagttacaaaaagaaaaacacaaaaaagataaaaatatacataaaataatatgaaagaGAAGATGGaacttaaaaaattaataaagtgAAGCTTTCAACACATGAACCTCCTCCAAGTTGCTAATTCTTTTAACATTCATTTTGTagttttttaaatgtcaaaagAACAAAAAGGCAGCCAACAAAACCAGATACGGTAATCATCAATGGTATTTGTCGCCCACAAGGACTTCCTAATAATTAATACTCTTTATTATTCTTTACTCCAAATGGGTATTGTTCCCTTTTGGCATTTTAACACTCTATTATAAATACAGCTTACCTTTGATACCAAAATTCAACCAAAAATCTCAATCTCAGCATATCAACATATTTCTTCTGTTGAATTAAGAAGTGTTGTGTGTTTGATAATTGTGTACAGAAGTGATGTCGAGCACCAAAGGTCAAGTCATCAAATGCAAAGGTTCATACACTCTTCTAATACTTCTTCTCCATagatctatttaatttttagtggTGATCTGATATTGAAAatctaattattttaataattttgttttggaCATTGTGCAGCTGCAGTGGCATGGGAAGCTGGAAAGCCACTGGTGATTGAAGAAGTGGAAGTGGCACCACCACAAGCCAATGAAGTTCGTGTTAAGATCCTTTTTACTGCTCTTTGCCACACTGATGTTTACTTTTGGGAGGCCAAGGTAGATAGATGTAGTTTCAATATTCATTAATATATAATTACCCACAaagattttaaatatttgacATTGTGGGTCTTCTTAAAACTGCATCTTTTTCTACATTTCAGGGTCAAACACCCTTGTTCCCTCGAATATTTGGACATGAAGCTGGAGGGTATGtttcatacatatatatatatatatatagttttttatCGGGATGACtaaatatagatatatattattgtatgtgtttgtaatttgttttatgtgtttgtaaaaaaaaatcagagTTGTGGAGAGTGTAGGAGAAGGAGTGACAGATTTGAAAGAAGGCGATCATGTGCTACCAGTGTTCACAGGGGAATGTGGAGAATGTCGTCATTGTAAGTCAGAAGAGAGCAACATGTGTGATCTCCTTCGAATCAACACAGACCGTGGAGTGATGATTAGTGATGGGAATACGAGATTTTCTAAAAATGGGCAACCAATTTACCACTTTGTTGGAACCTCAACATTTAGTGAATACACAGTTGTTCATGTTGGGTGTCTGGCCAAAATCAACCCTTGTGCCCCTCTTGACACTGTATGTGTTCTTAGTTGTGGAATTTCAACCGGCCTTGGTGCCACTTTGAATGTGGCGAAGCCAACTAAGGGTTCCTCTGTAGCTATCTTTGGATTGGGTGCTGTTGGTCTTGCTgtatgtatttttattttcaatttctctccctctattttttattattatttattttcgtgTATATTATAGATATCATATACACAACATTTTCTTCTAATTATAGGCTGCTGAGGGTGCAAGAATTGCTGGGGCATCTAGAATCATTGGAATTGATCTCAATTCAAATCGATTTGAAGAAGGTAAAACACTCATCATCAATATCCCTTTATGCTCTTCCGGATCAAATTCTGATACGCTTATTTTtctctaatttattttaaatctaCAGCTAAAAAGTTTGGTGTCAATGAGTTTGTGAATCCAAAGGAGTATGACAAACCTGTCCAACAGGTACATAGTTATAATTACTTTATTCATCAGTAttgttttaaaactaaataacatatatatgtatatgaaaATTGGTGATTATATTTGTGATTATTTTGATTGGTGAATTATGTTCATGCATATAAAACATAACAAACAGGTGATTGCTGAGATGACTAATGGAGGAGTTGATCGAAGTGTTGAATGTACAGGAAGCATCCAAGCAATGATCTCTGCCTTTGAATGTGTTCATGATGTAATTCTTTCATTATTTCTTATTAGTTTATAGTAATTACAATTATGTCATTCTAAACTAAAagatattgattttgattttattatgcATAATAATTTAGGGATGGGGTGTTGCTGTGCTTGTTGGTGTCCCAAACAAAGACGATTCCTTCAAAACTCATCCAATGCAATTTCTGAATGAGAAAACTCTAAAAGGTACCTTTTTTGGCAACTACAGAACTCGATCTGACATTCCCAATGTTGTGGAGCAGTACTTGAACAAGGTAACTTTAATATTATTGCTCCTTTCTCCTctccaaaatattttctttggtACAACCTTTTGAAATTAATACATACAACTTTCAAATCATGTAGGAGCTTGAATTGGAGAAATTCATCACCCACTCTGTTTCGTTTTCTGAAATCAACAAGGCTTTTGACTATATGCTAAATGGAGAGTCAATCCGATGCGTCATTCGAATGGAACATGATTGATAATCAAATCATCCCCTATATATGTAAAACATATCTCTCAAGCAAATTAATTAAACTGTGTGCTAGAATAAATCAAGTTTTGTTTTCCATCTCTTGTTTCttgtaattatttttgtaaCTATGCATGTCATTGCGTGCATTAATTTTATGTATCTTTGGACGTATTTTCTGATTATCCTTTTGAatgtaattattatttttat
It contains:
- the LOC103503178 gene encoding alcohol dehydrogenase-like → MSSTKGQVIKCKAAVAWEAGKPLVIEEVEVAPPQANEVRVKILFTALCHTDVYFWEAKGQTPLFPRIFGHEAGGVVESVGEGVTDLKEGDHVLPVFTGECGECRHCKSEESNMCDLLRINTDRGVMISDGNTRFSKNGQPIYHFVGTSTFSEYTVVHVGCLAKINPCAPLDTVCVLSCGISTGLGATLNVAKPTKGSSVAIFGLGAVGLAAAEGARIAGASRIIGIDLNSNRFEEAKKFGVNEFVNPKEYDKPVQQVIAEMTNGGVDRSVECTGSIQAMISAFECVHDGWGVAVLVGVPNKDDSFKTHPMQFLNEKTLKGTFFGNYRTRSDIPNVVEQYLNKELELEKFITHSVSFSEINKAFDYMLNGESIRCVIRMEHD